In the Palaeococcus pacificus DY20341 genome, one interval contains:
- a CDS encoding ABC transporter permease: MELIRKISRPLFEKKPGRGMLIAGLLIVFIVLIMAIFAPLIAPYDPTKSSDDSFASPSGKHLMGTNRLGQDVFSRIVWGSRVVIYVVIVATLLSMSIGIPLGLVSGYYGGKIDRMLSVIMDSIYAFPALILAIVIAVVLGPSPINTAIAISFVYVPTYFRMVRGQTLSLKGQLFVEAARALGTKNKEIMFKYILPNLAPTILVVFTLSVADAILTEAGLSFLGLSVTPPTPDWGYDLRVGQPFILDGYWWLVFFPGIMIMLFAMGFALIGEALSERISLGTR; encoded by the coding sequence ATGGAGCTGATACGGAAAATTTCACGCCCTCTCTTTGAGAAGAAGCCAGGGAGAGGAATGCTAATAGCTGGCCTACTCATAGTGTTCATTGTCCTTATCATGGCAATTTTTGCGCCGCTTATAGCCCCCTACGATCCAACAAAGTCGAGTGACGATTCTTTCGCCTCACCGAGTGGGAAGCACCTCATGGGTACCAACAGGCTTGGACAAGATGTATTCTCAAGGATAGTATGGGGTTCGCGGGTGGTTATCTACGTCGTCATAGTGGCTACTCTCTTATCTATGAGCATAGGGATTCCTCTTGGCTTAGTATCCGGATACTATGGTGGAAAGATAGATAGGATGTTGAGTGTGATTATGGATAGTATCTACGCCTTCCCAGCACTTATACTTGCCATAGTCATCGCCGTTGTCCTCGGTCCAAGCCCTATAAATACGGCCATAGCCATATCTTTCGTTTACGTTCCAACGTACTTTAGAATGGTGCGCGGTCAGACTTTAAGTCTCAAGGGTCAGCTCTTCGTTGAGGCTGCAAGGGCTTTAGGTACCAAAAACAAGGAGATAATGTTCAAGTACATTCTTCCAAATCTCGCTCCGACGATACTCGTTGTCTTCACATTGAGTGTCGCCGATGCTATACTAACGGAAGCCGGTCTAAGCTTTCTTGGACTCTCGGTGACTCCTCCAACGCCTGATTGGGGCTATGACCTCAGGGTTGGACAGCCATTTATACTCGACGGCTACTGGTGGCTCGTGTTCTTCCCAGGAATCATGATAATGCTCTTTGCCATGGGTTTTGCCCTAATTGGAGAAGCACTCAGTGAAAGGATATCCCTTGGAACGAGGTGA
- a CDS encoding ABC transporter ATP-binding protein, translating to MLEVKNLGIHYFTLNGVVRAVEGVSFSIDKKEWVTFVGESGSGKSTVAHAILNVVPSPGRIVSGEIIFEGKNLLTLEKEALKEIRGREISMVFQDPMTSLDPLRKVGDQIAEVLMEHGVGNDEAYERARELLEKVNLPADRINSYPHQLSGGQRQRISIAMAMAFNPKLLIADEPTTALDVIVQDSIMDLIDELKAEGTSIFFVTHDISLAIERSDKIAVMYAGKLVEFGNVESILENPLHPYTKALLESVPDLWSESKEIKSIPGYPPDLRNPPGGCRFHPRCPFADERCRKMEPAYIEYEKGHFVACHLRGGVGSE from the coding sequence ATGTTGGAAGTTAAAAATCTTGGCATACATTACTTCACGCTTAACGGTGTTGTTAGGGCTGTTGAAGGGGTTTCCTTCTCTATTGACAAGAAGGAGTGGGTTACATTCGTGGGTGAAAGCGGAAGTGGGAAGTCCACGGTGGCCCATGCGATACTTAACGTTGTTCCCTCTCCAGGGAGGATAGTATCTGGAGAGATAATCTTCGAGGGCAAGAACCTGCTGACGCTCGAAAAAGAGGCTCTCAAGGAGATACGAGGCAGGGAGATAAGTATGGTCTTTCAGGATCCAATGACAAGCCTCGATCCCCTCAGGAAGGTTGGAGATCAAATAGCGGAGGTTTTGATGGAGCATGGCGTTGGAAACGATGAAGCTTACGAAAGAGCGAGAGAGCTCCTCGAAAAAGTCAACCTCCCAGCGGACAGGATAAACTCATATCCTCACCAGCTCAGCGGCGGTCAGAGACAAAGGATAAGCATAGCAATGGCAATGGCCTTCAATCCCAAGCTCCTCATAGCAGACGAGCCAACGACAGCCCTTGACGTTATAGTGCAGGACTCGATTATGGATCTGATAGACGAGCTTAAGGCTGAGGGGACAAGCATATTCTTCGTCACCCATGACATCTCACTTGCCATCGAGAGGAGTGACAAAATAGCGGTTATGTACGCAGGTAAACTAGTCGAATTTGGGAACGTAGAGAGTATACTTGAGAATCCGCTTCATCCCTACACGAAGGCCCTTCTTGAGAGCGTACCTGACCTCTGGAGCGAGAGCAAGGAGATAAAGTCAATACCCGGCTACCCACCAGATCTTAGAAATCCTCCGGGGGGTTGTCGTTTTCATCCGAGGTGTCCGTTTGCAGATGAGAGGTGTAGGAAGATGGAGCCAGCATACATAGAGTACGAGAAAGGACACTTCGTAGCATGTCATCTCCGGGGAGGTGTGGGAAGTGAATAA
- a CDS encoding ABC transporter ATP-binding protein — translation MNKAILKVENLKKYFPVKRGIIETLRGEPQKFVKAIDGISFEVRKGETLALIGESGCGKTTTGRVVLRLIEPTDGKIIFDGTDITMLNDEELRPYRRRMQMVFQDPYASLSPRMKIGEAIAHPLLIHGLASKEEAKELVLKMLKRVGLTPEDEFYDRYPHHLSGGQRQRVVIARAMILKPEFVVADEAVSMIDVSMRASILQLLESFKEEYNLSMLFITHDIAVAKLIADRIAVMYLGKIVEIGPTDEVLKNPGHPYTLALIQAVPSVVKRKEHRKRIEITGEVPNAVSPPGGCRFHPRCPFADERCRKMEPAYIEYEKGHFVACHHPIRG, via the coding sequence GTGAATAAAGCAATCTTAAAGGTTGAGAACCTTAAGAAATACTTTCCGGTCAAAAGGGGAATCATCGAGACCCTAAGAGGAGAGCCTCAGAAGTTCGTTAAGGCCATTGATGGGATAAGCTTTGAGGTGAGGAAAGGAGAAACGCTCGCGCTAATAGGAGAAAGCGGTTGCGGAAAAACCACGACAGGAAGGGTAGTTTTAAGGCTTATAGAACCCACTGATGGGAAGATAATCTTCGACGGCACTGACATAACGATGCTAAATGATGAGGAGCTTAGACCCTACAGGCGGAGGATGCAGATGGTCTTTCAAGACCCTTATGCGAGCTTGAGTCCAAGGATGAAGATAGGTGAAGCGATAGCACATCCTCTTCTGATTCATGGTTTGGCTAGTAAGGAAGAGGCAAAGGAGCTGGTCCTTAAGATGCTCAAGCGTGTTGGGCTCACTCCCGAAGATGAGTTTTATGATCGCTATCCCCATCACCTCAGTGGCGGACAGCGTCAGAGGGTAGTCATAGCAAGGGCGATGATACTCAAGCCCGAGTTCGTTGTGGCCGATGAGGCAGTGTCGATGATAGACGTTTCCATGAGAGCTTCGATACTTCAACTTCTCGAGAGCTTCAAAGAGGAGTACAACCTCAGCATGCTCTTTATCACACATGACATAGCTGTTGCAAAGCTCATCGCAGACAGGATAGCGGTAATGTACCTTGGGAAGATAGTTGAAATTGGCCCAACGGATGAAGTTCTCAAAAACCCCGGGCACCCGTACACCCTCGCCCTCATTCAAGCTGTGCCTTCGGTGGTGAAGAGGAAGGAGCACAGAAAGAGGATAGAAATAACGGGAGAAGTTCCAAACGCGGTCAGCCCTCCGGGGGGTTGTCGTTTTCATCCGAGGTGTCCGTTTGCAGATGAGAGGTGTAGGAAGATGGAGCCAGCATACATAGAGTACGAGAAAGGACACTTCGTAGCATGCCACCACCCAATTAGGGGGTGA
- a CDS encoding Mut7-C RNAse domain-containing protein, whose translation MPMEEKPKLIADLMLGRLARWLRLYGYDTIYGVKDDDEILKIAESEGRIVLTRDEDLAKRAENVILIHSNTFEEQIKQLREEGFKFEELFPPNARCPKCNGLIREVEKEEIIEKVPQRVYEKYDEFYVCTQCGQIYWPGRQWREVVKIDKKLREANE comes from the coding sequence ATGCCCATGGAGGAAAAACCCAAGCTCATAGCTGACCTAATGCTAGGACGCCTCGCAAGGTGGCTTCGCTTGTATGGATACGATACCATTTACGGTGTAAAAGATGATGACGAGATTTTAAAAATTGCCGAGAGTGAGGGGAGGATTGTTTTAACGCGCGATGAAGACCTTGCCAAAAGAGCGGAGAATGTTATTCTCATACATTCAAATACGTTCGAAGAACAGATAAAGCAGCTGAGAGAGGAAGGTTTTAAGTTCGAGGAGCTTTTCCCTCCAAACGCCCGCTGCCCAAAGTGCAACGGCTTGATAAGAGAAGTTGAGAAAGAAGAAATCATTGAGAAAGTACCTCAAAGAGTCTACGAAAAGTACGATGAGTTCTACGTGTGTACCCAGTGTGGTCAAATCTACTGGCCGGGGAGACAGTGGAGGGAGGTTGTGAAAATTGATAAGAAATTGAGAGAAGCGAACGAGTAA
- a CDS encoding MBL fold metallo-hydrolase, translating into MIVYFLGTGGSEGIPAHLCTCPTCEEARKFGFAQRKPSTLAIITKNNKAVLIDVGTDIRDLLHVPLEAILLTHWHHDHIYGLYKLRWTARKTKLYAPREHADQLIITDPKNIEVHFIRAGDELILDSLRVTALRLNHQIETLGYLIEEDDKAIALLYDTKNLSQKTLKMLKEKKLRLAIMDATYAPGVNDPYHNNVDESAQMGIKIAERVLLSHISHKNLPFLQLAEYVRQKYDGKVLVAYDGMIFYV; encoded by the coding sequence ATGATAGTTTACTTCCTTGGAACAGGCGGTTCAGAGGGCATCCCTGCTCACCTTTGCACTTGCCCAACGTGCGAGGAGGCGAGAAAGTTTGGTTTTGCCCAGAGAAAACCTTCAACCCTCGCAATAATAACGAAGAACAACAAAGCCGTTCTAATAGATGTTGGGACGGATATAAGGGATCTGCTCCACGTTCCCCTCGAGGCCATACTCCTAACCCACTGGCACCACGACCACATATACGGTCTCTACAAGCTCCGCTGGACCGCTAGAAAAACTAAACTCTACGCACCGAGAGAACACGCCGACCAACTAATCATTACCGACCCAAAGAACATTGAAGTCCACTTTATCCGTGCTGGAGATGAGTTAATCCTAGACTCACTTAGAGTAACTGCTTTGAGGTTAAATCACCAAATAGAAACGCTCGGTTATTTGATTGAGGAGGATGATAAGGCAATAGCTCTCCTCTATGATACTAAGAACCTTTCTCAGAAAACATTGAAAATGCTTAAGGAGAAAAAGCTCCGCTTAGCAATTATGGACGCTACCTATGCTCCGGGTGTAAATGACCCCTACCACAACAACGTGGATGAGAGTGCCCAAATGGGAATAAAAATAGCAGAGAGGGTTCTCTTGTCGCACATCTCTCACAAGAACCTCCCATTCCTTCAGCTCGCCGAATATGTACGCCAAAAATACGATGGGAAGGTTTTGGTGGCCTATGATGGCATGATATTCTACGTTTGA
- a CDS encoding nitroreductase family protein — protein sequence MILELAKRRKTVRKFKHESFPLEKLLKCIEAAKEAPSGMNAQPWHFVVVKDMELKRRIRETCEEGEKEFYERVKGKLGDWLSKKGFTWEKPFLTEAPYLVLVFSNVKAPFSKESTWLSIGYLLLALEEEGLATVTYTPPNFKAIAKLVNAPKDYRLEVILPVGYSNDDKPKYERKRLEEVYSLDKFELKS from the coding sequence ATGATTCTTGAGCTCGCTAAGAGGAGAAAAACTGTTAGAAAGTTTAAGCACGAAAGTTTTCCACTTGAAAAGCTCTTGAAGTGTATTGAAGCTGCCAAAGAAGCCCCGTCAGGTATGAATGCTCAACCTTGGCACTTTGTAGTGGTTAAAGATATGGAACTGAAGAGGAGAATCAGAGAAACCTGTGAAGAGGGCGAGAAAGAGTTCTATGAACGGGTTAAGGGAAAACTCGGCGACTGGCTGAGCAAAAAAGGTTTTACCTGGGAGAAGCCTTTTTTAACTGAGGCTCCTTACTTGGTCTTGGTCTTCTCCAACGTTAAAGCACCATTTTCAAAAGAATCTACGTGGCTCTCAATCGGATATCTCTTATTGGCGCTCGAGGAAGAAGGCCTTGCAACGGTCACATACACGCCGCCAAATTTTAAGGCAATAGCAAAGCTCGTGAATGCGCCAAAGGACTACCGTCTCGAAGTAATACTCCCAGTGGGCTATTCAAACGATGACAAGCCCAAATATGAGAGGAAAAGGCTTGAAGAAGTTTACAGCTTAGACAAATTCGAGCTGAAAAGTTAG
- a CDS encoding protein-tyrosine phosphatase family protein, which translates to MIPKFITERVAFSPMPYPEDVPQVVKEFQAVVVLTYEYELYYELSELLENGVEVLYAPIEDFTAPTLDELSGIVKWIDAMVKKDKKVLIHCLGGSGRSGTVAVAYLMYSQGLSLREALVKVRMLKPSAVETEEQMEVLKEFEKYLQEQGKGKAKV; encoded by the coding sequence ATGATTCCGAAATTTATAACTGAAAGGGTTGCATTCTCACCCATGCCCTATCCAGAGGATGTTCCCCAAGTTGTGAAGGAATTCCAGGCCGTTGTTGTTCTAACTTATGAGTATGAGCTCTACTACGAGCTAAGTGAGCTCCTTGAAAACGGTGTTGAAGTCCTTTACGCTCCAATCGAAGATTTCACTGCTCCAACTTTAGACGAGCTAAGTGGAATAGTGAAGTGGATTGATGCAATGGTAAAGAAGGACAAAAAAGTATTAATCCACTGTCTTGGAGGGAGTGGGAGGAGCGGCACTGTTGCGGTTGCTTATCTAATGTACTCCCAAGGACTGAGCCTTAGAGAAGCTTTGGTTAAAGTTAGGATGCTTAAACCCTCCGCTGTGGAAACAGAGGAGCAGATGGAAGTTTTGAAGGAGTTTGAGAAATACTTACAGGAGCAGGGAAAAGGAAAAGCCAAAGTTTAG
- a CDS encoding eCIS core domain-containing protein codes for MRTRSALLVAVILIAILTSAAYYYTYPRNISKSMPQHELYNITMAVSQEVEEIRNLTFKEQPQIIIVNRSWAVQEWRSSPANLEEAKMWEEIYKLTLFAPPTYNYTKTQEAVKASWIAATSGNKMYIIEENFKETGDTAYRVIAHELTHILQKHYFDPSYPSTLDGRLAITALIEGDADLTADIYCIKHNITIHKIRSLPLDDPPMALGYFPYVYGDKFVEFLYNTGGWELVNEAYNKPPLSTEQIMHPKKYLIYEKPKKVSITIAKGYQIIHRDTMGEFYVYLLIGTHLGADEASSVAEGWEGDTLVFLKNSTHEAVIWKTLWESEKDAREFYGAMRAIIEKTKRNIPHSILPPSCRLMEVRFCLQALKRSNWGLNYDSEIYN; via the coding sequence ATGAGAACCCGCAGCGCTTTATTGGTTGCTGTTATTTTGATAGCGATTTTAACATCCGCAGCTTATTATTACACTTATCCACGGAATATTTCCAAGAGCATGCCCCAACACGAGCTTTACAATATAACAATGGCGGTTTCTCAGGAGGTCGAGGAGATAAGGAACTTGACATTTAAGGAACAGCCCCAAATTATCATCGTCAACAGAAGCTGGGCCGTTCAGGAGTGGCGTTCCTCGCCCGCTAACCTTGAAGAGGCTAAAATGTGGGAAGAGATTTATAAGCTCACGCTCTTTGCCCCTCCAACCTACAACTACACAAAAACTCAAGAGGCTGTTAAGGCTTCTTGGATAGCCGCAACGTCTGGAAATAAGATGTATATAATTGAGGAGAACTTTAAAGAGACGGGAGACACTGCCTACAGAGTAATTGCCCATGAATTAACACACATCCTCCAAAAGCACTATTTTGACCCATCATACCCAAGCACGCTCGATGGGCGCTTAGCCATAACCGCTTTAATTGAAGGGGACGCAGATTTGACGGCGGATATTTACTGCATAAAGCACAATATTACTATACACAAAATTAGAAGCCTTCCCTTAGACGATCCTCCAATGGCCTTGGGTTATTTCCCATATGTATATGGCGATAAGTTTGTGGAGTTCCTCTACAACACTGGCGGTTGGGAGCTCGTTAATGAGGCCTACAATAAGCCACCTCTTTCAACAGAACAAATAATGCATCCAAAAAAGTACCTAATCTACGAAAAGCCCAAAAAAGTGAGCATCACCATAGCGAAAGGATATCAGATTATACACAGAGACACTATGGGAGAGTTCTACGTTTACCTCCTTATTGGAACTCATCTTGGCGCGGATGAGGCATCTTCCGTGGCAGAAGGCTGGGAAGGGGATACCTTAGTATTCTTGAAAAACTCCACTCATGAAGCTGTTATTTGGAAAACCCTTTGGGAGAGCGAGAAAGATGCAAGAGAGTTCTATGGTGCAATGAGAGCGATAATAGAAAAAACAAAAAGGAATATCCCACATTCAATATTACCACCAAGCTGCAGATTAATGGAAGTGAGGTTTTGTTTGCAAGCACTAAAAAGATCTAATTGGGGGTTAAATTATGATTCCGAAATTTATAACTGA
- the psmB gene encoding archaeal proteasome endopeptidase complex subunit beta: protein METKKTGTTTVGIKVKDGVILAADTQASLDHMVETLNIKKILPITDRIAITTAGSVGDVQMLARLLEAEARYYQFTWHKPMSAKAMANLLSNILNENKFFPYLVQIIIGGYVEEPTLANLDPLGGLIFDNYTATGSGSPFAIALLEDGYKEDMSIEEARELAIRAVRTAGKRDVYTGERKIQVVVITKDGMKEEFVEFKA, encoded by the coding sequence ATGGAAACGAAGAAAACCGGGACAACAACCGTTGGAATTAAAGTTAAAGATGGGGTTATTTTAGCGGCTGACACTCAGGCTTCTCTCGATCATATGGTAGAAACTTTAAACATCAAAAAAATCCTTCCAATAACAGATAGAATAGCCATAACAACCGCAGGAAGCGTTGGGGATGTTCAAATGCTCGCGAGGCTTCTTGAGGCAGAGGCAAGGTACTATCAGTTTACATGGCACAAACCAATGAGTGCCAAAGCTATGGCAAATCTTTTGAGCAACATCCTGAATGAGAACAAGTTCTTCCCATATCTTGTGCAGATTATCATAGGTGGCTACGTCGAGGAGCCAACCTTAGCAAACTTAGATCCATTGGGTGGCTTAATATTCGACAACTACACAGCAACTGGCTCAGGCTCACCCTTTGCAATAGCCCTCCTTGAGGATGGTTACAAAGAGGACATGAGCATTGAAGAAGCTAGAGAGCTAGCAATTAGGGCTGTAAGAACTGCTGGAAAGAGAGATGTCTACACAGGTGAAAGAAAAATCCAAGTAGTAGTAATCACAAAAGACGGCATGAAAGAGGAGTTCGTCGAGTTTAAGGCATGA
- a CDS encoding CBS domain-containing protein, whose amino-acid sequence MPTGITVEQVIKRKPILVKPSDTVDNVAKKLSRAKVGSAIVVKKDEIVGIITDRDILDKVVAQGKNPKEVKVEEVMTPKPITIEYDEDIEDATQLMIDKGIRRVVVTKLGRPIGFLMAVDLLAALSTLSSEEETEEESIEPEFYGYCEVCGQYKSLERVIHEGREMWVCESCKDMIGEGQ is encoded by the coding sequence ATGCCAACAGGAATTACCGTAGAACAAGTGATTAAGAGAAAACCTATTCTTGTTAAGCCAAGCGACACAGTTGATAATGTGGCTAAAAAGCTCTCACGGGCCAAGGTAGGCAGTGCAATTGTTGTGAAAAAGGATGAAATTGTCGGCATCATAACCGACAGGGATATCTTAGATAAAGTAGTCGCGCAGGGCAAAAATCCAAAGGAAGTCAAGGTTGAGGAGGTAATGACCCCCAAACCAATCACAATTGAGTATGATGAGGATATTGAAGATGCAACCCAATTGATGATTGACAAGGGGATTAGAAGGGTCGTCGTCACAAAATTGGGAAGACCAATAGGATTTTTGATGGCCGTTGACTTGTTGGCAGCATTATCTACACTTAGCTCTGAAGAAGAAACGGAAGAAGAAAGTATAGAGCCTGAATTCTATGGATACTGCGAAGTTTGTGGCCAATACAAGTCATTGGAGAGAGTAATCCACGAAGGCAGGGAAATGTGGGTATGCGAGAGTTGTAAAGACATGATTGGAGAAGGACAATGA
- a CDS encoding ArsR/SmtB family transcription factor codes for MVEFETISVDDEKAKELAQILINDKALSILRLLQEESLSASDISARLNLPLSTVVYHLDKMSRVGLIEIAGKRYGKRLQEVKLYRASPKPILLMPAKTSFKRRVLRTIEKIQVISLSIAGIVSYAVYKLSNAFFIKSGAPQTVAEENLTVTQTMPTTTEISKMVVETTSNATQTATETITSWSVQEGGRLAGQPNNMGAFLAVLSFVIVALILNYYLSKRNL; via the coding sequence ATGGTTGAATTTGAGACTATCAGCGTTGACGATGAAAAAGCAAAAGAGCTTGCTCAAATATTAATAAATGATAAAGCTCTATCTATCCTAAGGCTTCTTCAAGAGGAGAGCTTATCCGCTTCCGATATTTCAGCACGCTTAAATTTGCCTCTCTCTACTGTTGTCTACCATTTAGACAAGATGTCCCGTGTTGGCTTAATAGAGATTGCTGGAAAGAGATATGGGAAGAGGCTGCAGGAGGTTAAACTCTACCGTGCATCACCTAAACCAATTCTTTTAATGCCTGCTAAAACTTCGTTTAAGAGGCGCGTTTTGAGAACAATTGAAAAGATACAGGTAATAAGCTTGAGCATAGCTGGCATAGTCTCTTATGCAGTTTACAAGCTCTCAAATGCATTCTTTATCAAGAGTGGTGCTCCTCAAACAGTAGCTGAAGAGAATTTAACAGTAACTCAAACAATGCCAACTACTACCGAGATATCCAAAATGGTAGTAGAGACCACATCCAATGCAACACAAACTGCTACCGAAACCATTACTTCGTGGTCTGTCCAAGAGGGTGGACGTTTAGCAGGCCAACCAAACAATATGGGTGCTTTTTTGGCAGTTTTATCCTTTGTTATTGTGGCTTTAATCCTAAACTATTACCTTTCAAAGCGTAACTTGTAA
- the albA gene encoding DNA-binding protein Alba — protein sequence MAEEHVVYIGKKPVMNYVLAVITQFNEGAKEVSVKARGRAISRAVDVAEIVRNRFLPEVRVKEIKIGTEELPTADGRTANTSTIEIVMEKP from the coding sequence ATGGCAGAGGAGCATGTTGTATACATTGGAAAGAAGCCTGTTATGAACTATGTATTGGCCGTTATAACACAATTCAACGAGGGCGCTAAGGAAGTTAGCGTCAAGGCCAGAGGAAGGGCCATTAGCAGAGCTGTTGACGTTGCAGAGATCGTCAGGAACAGGTTCCTTCCAGAGGTTAGAGTCAAGGAGATCAAGATCGGTACAGAGGAACTCCCAACAGCAGATGGCAGAACAGCCAACACATCAACAATTGAGATTGTTATGGAAAAGCCATGA
- the purB gene encoding adenylosuccinate lyase — translation MAVHPIDYRYGSEEMRRIWDEENKLQKLLDVEAALARAHAKLGNVPEESAKIISEKANTKYVKVERVKEIEDEIHHDIMAVVKALTEVCGEHGKYIHLGATSNDIIDTANALLIKESLEIILKDLRELRSILKDLAKEHKYTVCIGRTHGQHAVPTTYGMKFAIWLDEIQRHIERIEEAKKRILVGQMSGAVGTMASFGEKGLEIQRLVMEDLGLKPARISNQLIQRDVYAELMAILALIASTLDKIGLEIRNLQRTEILEIGEPFGKKQVGSSTMPHKRNPIRTEKICGLARVIYSNVMPALLNNPLWHERDLTNSSVERVILPESFVLLDEMLKNMKKVLSGLDFFPENIKRNLYMTNNLIMAEPLMLKLTERGMGRQEAHELVRQLAMKAFHEKRDLIDVIREDEEVRKYLSDEDVESLKPENYIGLAPQIVDNIIAYIDEKERAEKA, via the coding sequence ATGGCAGTTCATCCTATCGATTATCGCTACGGTAGTGAAGAAATGAGAAGAATCTGGGATGAGGAGAATAAACTTCAAAAGCTTCTCGATGTTGAAGCGGCTTTAGCTAGAGCTCACGCAAAACTGGGCAACGTTCCCGAAGAGAGTGCAAAGATAATAAGCGAAAAAGCTAACACCAAGTATGTAAAAGTTGAGCGCGTTAAGGAGATAGAAGACGAAATTCATCATGATATAATGGCTGTTGTTAAAGCGCTAACTGAGGTCTGCGGCGAACACGGAAAATACATTCACCTTGGAGCAACTTCCAACGATATAATTGACACCGCAAATGCCCTGCTCATAAAGGAATCTCTTGAAATCATACTTAAAGATTTAAGAGAGCTTCGCTCAATCCTAAAAGACCTCGCAAAAGAGCACAAATACACCGTCTGCATTGGGAGAACCCATGGACAGCATGCTGTACCCACAACTTATGGGATGAAGTTTGCTATATGGCTCGATGAGATTCAAAGGCACATAGAGAGAATCGAAGAAGCTAAGAAGAGAATCCTCGTCGGCCAGATGAGCGGTGCCGTTGGGACAATGGCGTCTTTCGGTGAAAAAGGCCTTGAAATACAGCGCTTGGTTATGGAAGACCTTGGCCTAAAGCCTGCAAGAATTAGCAACCAGCTTATTCAAAGAGATGTTTATGCGGAGTTAATGGCTATCTTAGCTCTAATAGCATCAACGCTCGATAAAATTGGCCTTGAAATAAGAAACCTTCAAAGAACAGAGATTTTAGAAATTGGCGAACCCTTTGGAAAGAAGCAGGTGGGTTCATCAACAATGCCTCACAAGAGGAATCCTATAAGAACCGAGAAGATCTGCGGCCTCGCTAGGGTTATCTACTCAAATGTAATGCCTGCTTTATTAAACAATCCCCTGTGGCACGAGCGCGATTTAACAAACTCATCTGTGGAGAGGGTTATCCTTCCTGAGAGCTTTGTCCTCTTGGATGAAATGCTCAAAAACATGAAAAAAGTCTTGAGTGGTCTAGACTTCTTCCCTGAGAATATTAAGCGCAACCTCTACATGACCAACAACCTGATTATGGCAGAGCCTCTAATGCTCAAGCTCACCGAGAGAGGTATGGGAAGGCAGGAGGCTCATGAATTAGTTAGACAATTGGCTATGAAAGCATTTCACGAGAAGAGAGACCTCATAGATGTTATCAGAGAAGATGAAGAAGTTAGGAAGTACTTAAGTGACGAAGATGTGGAAAGTCTAAAGCCTGAAAACTACATAGGCCTAGCACCTCAGATAGTGGACAATATTATAGCTTACATAGATGAGAAGGAGAGAGCAGAGAAAGCTTAG